Proteins found in one Bacillus subtilis subsp. subtilis str. 168 genomic segment:
- the ygzB gene encoding hypothetical protein (Evidence 3: Putative function from multiple computational evidences; PubMedId: 15849754, 16850406; Product type m: membrane component): MAKYSSKINKIRTFALSLVFVGFIIMYIGIFFKESVLLSSLFMILGLLSIGLSTVVYFWIGMLSTKAVRVICPGCDKETKVLGVVDMCMHCREPLTLDKGLEGKEFDESYNKKKMSK; this comes from the coding sequence ATGGCGAAATACTCCAGCAAAATTAATAAAATCAGAACATTTGCGTTAAGTTTGGTTTTCGTTGGGTTTATCATTATGTACATCGGGATCTTTTTCAAAGAGTCAGTTTTGCTTTCTAGTTTGTTTATGATACTTGGGCTTTTATCCATCGGTCTCAGCACGGTAGTTTACTTTTGGATCGGAATGCTTTCGACTAAAGCGGTTCGCGTCATTTGTCCAGGCTGTGATAAAGAGACAAAGGTTTTAGGAGTAGTCGATATGTGCATGCATTGCCGAGAGCCGCTGACTTTAGATAAGGGATTAGAAGGAAAAGAATTTGATGAGTCTTATAATAAAAAGAAAATGTCGAAATAA
- the ygxA gene encoding hypothetical protein (Evidence 4: Unknown function but conserved in other organisms), translated as MENLLRPIYQERASHPNTLAVIMIERRNKTSSLTDNFDAALLVIVKDADEPVFIKHYEFDHQTASLHVVTDSQIQEWILLGTNRRIIDWIVNGRVLFDRNEYVVELIDRLNTFPFAERKLKIGLEYGKLIRRYVEGKAFFEANQFLDAYNAVVHALHHLARIEVIDRGFHPETTVWSQVRQMEPQVYKLYSELIESHESLEKRLELLFLANDFLIHSKAEIGSAHLFEVMKEKDIWQFGELLQHHDLKHFTQDLGVMLDYLTEKGLINVCQIETKGQAVYHRGYSFKKGVDSDS; from the coding sequence ATGGAAAATCTTCTCCGTCCAATTTACCAAGAAAGAGCAAGTCACCCCAATACATTGGCTGTCATTATGATTGAGAGAAGAAACAAAACATCTTCCTTAACAGATAACTTTGATGCAGCTTTGCTGGTGATTGTAAAGGATGCTGATGAGCCAGTTTTTATAAAGCATTATGAATTTGATCATCAAACAGCTTCTTTGCATGTGGTAACAGATTCTCAGATTCAAGAATGGATTTTGCTTGGAACAAATAGAAGAATCATAGATTGGATTGTAAATGGCAGAGTCTTGTTTGACCGTAATGAATACGTAGTTGAACTGATTGACAGGCTGAATACATTTCCGTTTGCCGAACGTAAACTGAAGATCGGACTCGAATACGGCAAATTAATCAGAAGGTATGTTGAAGGGAAAGCTTTTTTTGAAGCCAATCAATTTTTAGATGCCTACAATGCCGTTGTTCATGCGCTGCATCATTTAGCACGTATTGAAGTAATCGACAGAGGATTCCATCCCGAAACCACGGTGTGGAGCCAAGTGCGCCAGATGGAGCCCCAAGTGTACAAATTATATTCCGAGCTGATTGAAAGTCATGAGAGCCTGGAAAAAAGACTTGAATTATTATTCTTAGCAAATGATTTTCTCATCCATTCCAAAGCCGAGATCGGTTCGGCGCATCTTTTCGAAGTAATGAAAGAAAAAGACATTTGGCAATTCGGTGAGCTTCTTCAACATCATGACCTAAAGCACTTTACCCAAGATCTTGGCGTTATGCTTGATTACTTGACGGAAAAGGGACTTATCAACGTCTGCCAGATAGAAACGAAAGGACAGGCTGTCTATCACCGAGGATATTCTTTTAAAAAAGGTGTTGACTCTGATTCTTGA
- the spo0M gene encoding protein involved in the control of the cell cycle as a function of the environment (Evidence 1a: Function from experimental evidences in the studied strain; PubMedId: 9795118, 22142536, 26625291, 28234965; Product type r: regulator) has product MSFFKKLAASAGIGAAKVDTILEKDAYFPGEEVQGTVHVKGGKIAQDIRYIDLQLSTRYVIVKDDEEHRKYATIHSFRVTGSFTIQPGEEHQFPFTFTLPLDTPITVGKVEVAVVTDLDIQGGIDKSDHDRIFVEAHPWIENVLEAIENLGFRLNEADCEQAPYFQRRLPFVQEFEFVPTSGYYRQMLDELELIFLLDEDGLEIIFEVDRRARGLRGWLEEMYNDGEQLVRVRFSQSELEDTEELEEVLEEILDQYAE; this is encoded by the coding sequence ATGTCATTTTTTAAGAAGCTTGCGGCAAGTGCCGGAATTGGAGCTGCAAAAGTAGATACAATTTTAGAAAAAGACGCATATTTTCCAGGAGAAGAAGTACAGGGAACGGTACATGTCAAAGGCGGAAAAATCGCTCAGGACATCCGTTATATCGATTTACAGCTTAGCACACGGTATGTCATTGTAAAAGACGATGAAGAGCACCGGAAATACGCTACAATTCATTCTTTCCGGGTCACTGGTTCATTTACCATACAGCCTGGTGAAGAGCATCAATTTCCGTTCACATTCACTCTGCCTCTAGATACGCCGATCACTGTAGGGAAAGTAGAGGTTGCCGTGGTGACAGACCTTGACATTCAAGGCGGTATCGATAAATCCGATCATGACCGCATTTTCGTTGAAGCGCACCCTTGGATTGAAAATGTGCTTGAAGCAATCGAAAACCTGGGCTTCCGTCTTAACGAAGCAGACTGCGAACAAGCGCCCTACTTCCAGCGTCGTCTTCCGTTCGTTCAAGAATTCGAATTCGTTCCGACTTCCGGATATTATCGTCAGATGCTTGATGAATTAGAGCTCATTTTCCTTTTAGACGAAGACGGTTTGGAAATCATTTTCGAAGTCGACCGCAGAGCAAGAGGACTCCGAGGGTGGTTGGAAGAGATGTATAATGACGGAGAACAGCTTGTACGCGTCCGTTTCAGCCAATCAGAGCTTGAAGATACAGAAGAGCTAGAAGAGGTGCTAGAAGAGATCCTAGACCAATACGCTGAGTAA
- the ygzA gene encoding hypothetical protein (Evidence 4: Unknown function but conserved in other organisms) translates to MEVNKESLVADELHRMFLAGELQITVEEDINNISERLRNGDLSLDRLSGEDVFIKETVNEALRRVEQ, encoded by the coding sequence ATGGAAGTGAATAAAGAAAGTTTGGTTGCAGATGAATTACACAGAATGTTTTTGGCTGGTGAGCTGCAAATCACAGTAGAGGAGGATATAAACAATATTTCCGAAAGGCTGAGAAACGGCGATCTCAGTTTAGACCGATTAAGCGGTGAAGACGTGTTTATAAAAGAAACGGTAAATGAGGCTTTAAGAAGAGTGGAGCAATAA
- the ygzC gene encoding putative spore coat protein (Evidence 3: Putative function from multiple computational evidences; Product type s: structure), producing MYRSKKQSQILSYQELLKKQRRWFPIEQSLCPKDILDLLTTIKTSINKYTVATTATENPHIRRALHDQLDTAVYLHDELSDLLLEKGWLG from the coding sequence TTGTATAGAAGCAAGAAACAAAGTCAAATACTTTCTTATCAGGAGCTGCTAAAAAAACAAAGGAGGTGGTTTCCCATTGAACAAAGTCTTTGTCCCAAAGATATTCTTGATTTGTTAACAACAATAAAAACCAGCATTAACAAATACACTGTCGCAACAACAGCAACCGAAAATCCCCACATCAGAAGAGCATTGCATGATCAATTAGATACAGCTGTTTATCTCCATGATGAACTGTCAGATCTTCTGTTAGAAAAGGGGTGGCTCGGGTGA
- the ygaJ gene encoding putative peptidase (Evidence 3: Putative function from multiple computational evidences; Product type e: enzyme) codes for MKQIIAMGGGGFSMEPDNLSLDQYILNQSKREQPRICFLPTASGDSQNYIQRFYHAFQTLDCVPSHLSLFKPPSSDLVSFVMEMDVIYVGGGNTRNLLVLWKEWGLDHILREAWKNGVVVAGISAGAICWFEEGVTDSAGPLTSLKSLGFLQGSFCPHYDGEKDRRPAYHQLISNKFLCSGYAADDGAALHFINDQLFQTVSSRSGAKAYRVMMAEHEIAEIPLPVKYLG; via the coding sequence ATGAAGCAGATTATTGCGATGGGGGGCGGGGGTTTTTCGATGGAGCCGGATAATTTGTCCCTCGATCAATATATCCTCAATCAATCAAAACGAGAGCAGCCTCGTATTTGTTTTTTGCCGACGGCGAGCGGAGATTCCCAAAACTATATTCAGCGGTTTTATCATGCATTTCAAACATTGGATTGCGTGCCGTCTCATTTATCTTTGTTTAAGCCACCATCATCAGATTTAGTTTCTTTTGTTATGGAAATGGACGTGATTTATGTTGGCGGGGGAAATACGCGGAATTTACTTGTGTTATGGAAAGAGTGGGGGCTGGACCATATTCTCAGGGAAGCATGGAAGAACGGTGTGGTTGTAGCTGGAATAAGTGCCGGTGCGATCTGCTGGTTTGAAGAAGGGGTGACAGATTCAGCCGGACCGCTGACAAGTTTGAAAAGTTTAGGTTTTTTGCAAGGGAGCTTTTGTCCCCATTATGACGGGGAAAAGGATCGGAGACCGGCATACCACCAGCTGATATCTAACAAGTTCTTATGCAGTGGCTATGCAGCGGATGATGGGGCTGCTCTCCATTTCATAAATGATCAGCTGTTTCAGACTGTGAGTTCAAGGTCGGGTGCAAAGGCATATCGGGTGATGATGGCTGAACATGAAATAGCTGAAATCCCGTTGCCGGTCAAATATTTAGGGTGA